Proteins found in one Borreliella valaisiana VS116 genomic segment:
- the eno gene encoding phosphopyruvate hydratase, giving the protein MGFHIYEIKARQIIDSRGNPTVEADVILEDGTCGRSAVPSGASTGINEAVELRDGDKSVYMGKGVLKAIENIKNIIAPELEGMSALNQVAIDRKMLELDGTPTKEKLGANAILAVSMATAKAAAKYLGLKAYQYLGAYKANILPTPMCNIINGGAHSDNSVDFQEFMIMPVGAKTFSEAIRIAAEVFHTLKGILNDKGYATSVGDEGGFAPNLKSNEEACEMIIESIKKAGYEPGKDIAIALDPATSELYDPKTKKYVLKWSTKEELTSEQMVEYWSKWVEKYPIISIEDGMAEEDWDGWKKLTDKIGNKIQLVGDDLFVTNTSFLKKGIEMGVANSILIKVNQIGTLTETFEAVEMAKKAGYTAIVSHRSGETEDTTIADLVVALGTGQIKTGSLSRTDRIAKYNQLIRIEEELETTAEYHGKNVFYSIKQK; this is encoded by the coding sequence ATGGGTTTTCATATTTATGAAATCAAAGCTAGACAAATTATTGATTCCAGGGGGAATCCAACAGTTGAAGCTGATGTAATTTTGGAAGATGGAACTTGTGGAAGATCTGCCGTGCCGTCAGGTGCATCAACAGGAATTAACGAAGCTGTTGAGCTTAGAGATGGTGATAAATCTGTATATATGGGAAAAGGAGTTTTAAAAGCAATTGAAAATATAAAAAACATAATTGCCCCAGAACTTGAAGGTATGAGCGCCTTAAATCAGGTTGCAATCGACAGAAAAATGCTTGAACTTGATGGCACCCCTACAAAAGAAAAGCTAGGCGCTAATGCAATCTTAGCAGTTTCAATGGCTACAGCTAAAGCTGCTGCAAAGTACCTTGGACTTAAGGCTTATCAATATCTTGGAGCTTACAAAGCTAACATTTTGCCTACACCCATGTGTAATATTATTAATGGTGGTGCACATTCTGACAACTCTGTTGATTTTCAGGAGTTCATGATAATGCCCGTAGGAGCAAAAACTTTCAGCGAAGCAATAAGAATTGCAGCAGAAGTTTTTCATACACTAAAAGGCATTTTAAACGATAAAGGATATGCAACTTCTGTTGGAGATGAAGGGGGATTTGCTCCAAATTTAAAATCAAATGAAGAAGCCTGCGAGATGATTATAGAATCAATAAAAAAAGCGGGTTATGAGCCTGGGAAAGACATAGCAATAGCTCTTGATCCAGCAACATCTGAGCTTTATGATCCAAAAACAAAAAAATATGTACTTAAATGGTCAACAAAAGAAGAACTTACTTCCGAACAAATGGTTGAATATTGGTCAAAATGGGTAGAAAAATATCCAATTATTTCAATTGAAGATGGCATGGCCGAAGAAGATTGGGATGGATGGAAAAAACTTACAGACAAAATTGGAAACAAAATACAACTTGTTGGAGATGATTTATTTGTAACAAATACCTCATTTCTTAAAAAGGGAATTGAAATGGGGGTTGCTAATTCAATTCTTATTAAGGTAAATCAAATCGGAACACTAACAGAAACATTCGAAGCTGTTGAAATGGCCAAAAAAGCAGGATACACAGCGATAGTATCCCACAGATCAGGAGAAACAGAAGATACTACAATAGCTGATCTTGTCGTAGCTCTTGGAACAGGGCAAATCAAAACTGGTTCACTCTCAAGAACAGACAGAATAGCAAAATATAATCAACTAATACGAATAGAAGAAGAATTGGAAACAACCGCTGAATACCACGGTAAAAACGTATTTTATTCCATTAAGCAAAAATAA
- the rpsI gene encoding 30S ribosomal protein S9: MKKSNFSNVNLSMGTGRRKSSVARVYIREGNGNIKVNNRDFDSYIQLENLRTMALSPLVLTNTLGKYDLYINVYGGGISGQSGAIRHGISRALFELDESNKMILRSNGFLTRDSRKVERKKFGQKKARKSFQFSKR; the protein is encoded by the coding sequence ATGAAAAAATCAAATTTTAGCAATGTTAATTTATCAATGGGAACCGGTAGAAGAAAATCTTCTGTTGCTAGAGTTTACATCAGAGAGGGTAATGGCAATATTAAAGTAAATAATAGAGACTTTGACTCTTACATCCAACTTGAAAATTTAAGAACAATGGCACTATCGCCTTTAGTTTTGACAAATACACTTGGAAAATATGATCTTTATATTAATGTTTATGGGGGAGGGATTTCAGGTCAATCAGGAGCAATAAGGCACGGCATTTCACGTGCTCTATTTGAACTTGATGAATCTAACAAGATGATTTTGAGATCTAATGGTTTCTTAACAAGAGATTCAAGGAAAGTTGAACGTAAAAAATTTGGGCAGAAAAAAGCTCGAAAAAGTTTTCAATTTTCTAAAAGATAA
- the rplM gene encoding 50S ribosomal protein L13, translated as MNKITNNVTIWIKPKTVEKKWYVIDAADRILGKVAVDAVKILRGKHKAYYTPHQDLGDNVIIINASKIRLTGKKYQQKLYYRHSRYPGGLYSDTFRTLSERKPCAPLEIAIKGMLPKGPLGRNLFRNLRVFPGSEHALKAQNPVKLEANLRGIK; from the coding sequence ATGAATAAAATAACCAATAATGTTACGATTTGGATCAAGCCAAAAACTGTTGAGAAGAAATGGTATGTAATTGATGCAGCAGATAGAATTTTAGGTAAAGTTGCTGTGGATGCTGTTAAAATTTTAAGAGGTAAGCATAAAGCTTATTATACTCCTCACCAAGATTTAGGTGATAATGTTATTATTATTAATGCTTCTAAGATTAGGCTTACGGGGAAAAAATATCAACAAAAACTTTATTATAGGCACTCAAGATATCCGGGAGGTCTTTATTCTGATACTTTTAGAACATTGTCAGAGAGAAAGCCGTGTGCACCTCTTGAGATTGCTATTAAAGGTATGTTGCCAAAAGGTCCTTTGGGGCGCAATCTTTTTAGAAATTTAAGAGTCTTTCCTGGTTCAGAGCATGCTCTTAAAGCTCAAAATCCTGTAAAATTGGAAGCTAATTTAAGAGGGATAAAATGA